One genomic segment of Synechocystis sp. LKSZ1 includes these proteins:
- the psbB gene encoding photosystem II chlorophyll-binding protein CP47, whose product MGLPWYRVHTVVLNDPGRLISVHLMHTALVAGWAGSMALYELAIFDPSDPVLNPMWRQGMFVLPFMARLGVTSSWGGWSVTGETGVDPGFWSFEGVAAAHIILSGLLFLAAVWHWVFWDLELFVDPRTGEAALDLPKMFGIHLFLSGLLCFGFGAFHLTGVWGPGMWVSDPYGLTGHVQPVAPEWGPAGFNPFNPGGVVAHHIAAGIVGIIAGLFHLTVRPPERLYKALRMGNIETVLSSSIAAVFFAAFVVAGTMWYGNATTPIELFGPTRYQWDKGYFQEEIQRRVEAQVADGSSLSEAWSNIPEKLAFYDYVGNSPAKGGLFRTGAMDSGDGIAKTWLGHPVFKDKEGRVLTVRRMPNFFETFPVVMTDEEGIVRADIPFRRAESKFSVEQTGVTVSFYGGELDGKVFTDAASVKQFARKAQLGEPFTFDTETLNSDGVFRTSPRGWFTFGHAVFALLFFFGHIWHGSRTLFRDVFAGVDPELSEEQVEWGLYAKVGDLTTRKEA is encoded by the coding sequence ATGGGACTACCTTGGTATCGAGTTCATACCGTCGTTCTGAATGATCCAGGACGACTGATTTCTGTTCACCTGATGCACACCGCACTGGTTGCCGGCTGGGCAGGTTCTATGGCTCTCTATGAGCTAGCTATTTTTGACCCCAGTGACCCCGTGTTAAATCCCATGTGGCGTCAAGGGATGTTTGTTCTTCCTTTCATGGCTCGCCTCGGGGTGACCTCTTCCTGGGGGGGCTGGAGTGTGACGGGAGAAACCGGTGTTGATCCTGGCTTCTGGTCCTTTGAAGGCGTTGCCGCAGCCCACATTATTCTCTCGGGCTTACTTTTCCTAGCCGCCGTTTGGCACTGGGTATTCTGGGATTTGGAATTATTCGTTGATCCCCGTACGGGTGAAGCCGCCTTGGATCTGCCCAAAATGTTTGGGATTCACCTGTTCTTGTCTGGTCTTCTCTGCTTTGGCTTTGGGGCCTTCCACCTCACCGGTGTCTGGGGGCCAGGCATGTGGGTTTCCGATCCCTACGGCTTAACGGGCCATGTCCAACCCGTAGCACCAGAATGGGGCCCTGCCGGTTTTAACCCCTTTAATCCAGGTGGGGTTGTTGCCCACCACATTGCCGCTGGGATTGTCGGGATTATTGCCGGTCTGTTCCACCTCACGGTTCGTCCGCCGGAGCGCCTCTACAAGGCCCTGCGGATGGGAAATATCGAAACGGTTCTGTCTAGCAGTATTGCCGCCGTCTTCTTTGCCGCCTTTGTTGTAGCGGGAACCATGTGGTACGGTAACGCCACCACTCCCATCGAACTCTTTGGCCCTACCCGTTACCAGTGGGATAAAGGCTACTTCCAGGAAGAAATTCAGCGTCGGGTTGAAGCACAGGTAGCCGATGGCTCGTCCCTCTCCGAAGCCTGGTCTAATATTCCTGAAAAACTCGCTTTCTATGACTACGTCGGTAACAGCCCTGCGAAAGGCGGTCTCTTCCGTACCGGGGCCATGGATAGTGGCGATGGTATTGCCAAAACCTGGCTGGGTCACCCCGTCTTCAAGGATAAAGAGGGCCGTGTCCTGACCGTGCGTCGGATGCCTAACTTCTTTGAAACCTTCCCCGTGGTCATGACTGATGAGGAAGGCATTGTCCGGGCGGATATCCCCTTCCGTCGGGCAGAATCTAAGTTTAGTGTGGAGCAGACGGGCGTTACCGTTAGCTTCTACGGCGGTGAATTGGACGGAAAAGTCTTTACCGATGCGGCTTCAGTCAAACAGTTTGCCCGGAAAGCGCAGTTGGGTGAACCCTTTACCTTCGATACTGAAACCCTCAACTCTGATGGGGTATTCCGCACCAGTCCCCGTGGTTGGTTCACCTTTGGCCACGCCGTATTTGCCCTCCTCTTCTTCTTTGGCCATATTTGGCACGGTTCCCGGACACTCTTCCGCGATGTATTTGCTGGGGTTGATCCTGAACTGTCTGAAGAGCAAGTGGAATGGGGTCTTTACGCCAAGGTGGGTGACTTGACCACCCGTAAAGAAGCCTAA
- a CDS encoding SUMF1/EgtB/PvdO family nonheme iron enzyme, with translation MSAPILTMNWESLKQAFHDCRAQTLTLLAAIEPHWWSCQLHPDFSPIGWHFGHIAFTEGYWLLEHCQGQVPPLAQYRDLFRADGLPKAERQQLPSPEGIFDYLQQVREQALNYLVQAPLESQARLWWWLIQHESQHTETIVFLRHLAQYAVKNPTASTNLDWPAPPLTPLVEISAGSFEMGSNALVAQDNERPAHAVFLETYGLEQHPVTQGQYQQFIQAGGYQTPDYWSPEGWQWRQGQEIHCPLYWQPQSAAWHHPVYGVSYYEAQAYANFVGRRLPTEAEWEKAARWPTALEISAKEQSSIPSSNLGNFNQWQRQTTPVGHFPQGRSLAGCDDLVGNVWEWTSSLFTPYPGFESYPYPGYSQAYFDQQHYVLRGGSWATRPWALRASFRNWYHPWVRQILAGFRCAV, from the coding sequence ATGTCTGCGCCAATCCTCACTATGAATTGGGAAAGTCTGAAACAGGCTTTCCATGACTGTCGGGCCCAAACCTTGACTTTATTGGCGGCCATTGAACCTCACTGGTGGTCTTGCCAACTCCATCCCGACTTTAGCCCCATCGGTTGGCACTTTGGCCATATTGCCTTTACGGAAGGATATTGGTTGCTAGAACATTGTCAGGGTCAGGTTCCCCCCCTGGCCCAGTACCGAGACCTCTTTCGTGCCGATGGCCTGCCCAAGGCGGAACGCCAACAATTACCCTCTCCAGAGGGTATCTTCGACTATTTGCAACAGGTTCGAGAACAAGCCCTTAACTACCTAGTCCAAGCTCCCCTCGAAAGTCAGGCCCGGCTCTGGTGGTGGTTAATCCAGCATGAAAGTCAGCACACCGAAACCATTGTTTTTCTGCGTCATCTGGCCCAATACGCTGTCAAAAATCCTACGGCCTCGACAAATCTAGACTGGCCAGCCCCACCCCTGACCCCTTTGGTGGAAATTTCGGCGGGTAGCTTTGAAATGGGCAGTAATGCCCTGGTAGCCCAGGACAACGAACGGCCAGCTCACGCTGTTTTTCTAGAGACTTACGGGCTAGAACAACATCCCGTTACCCAAGGCCAGTATCAGCAATTTATTCAAGCCGGAGGCTACCAAACTCCTGACTATTGGAGCCCCGAGGGCTGGCAATGGCGACAGGGCCAGGAAATCCATTGTCCTTTGTACTGGCAACCCCAGTCGGCCGCCTGGCACCATCCTGTTTATGGGGTCAGCTACTACGAAGCCCAGGCCTACGCCAACTTTGTGGGGCGGCGACTACCGACGGAGGCTGAATGGGAAAAAGCAGCCCGTTGGCCCACCGCTTTGGAAATTTCAGCCAAGGAACAATCGTCTATCCCCAGTTCAAACCTGGGTAACTTTAACCAATGGCAACGCCAGACAACGCCGGTGGGTCATTTTCCCCAGGGCCGGAGTCTGGCGGGTTGTGATGACCTCGTGGGGAATGTTTGGGAATGGACGAGTTCTTTGTTTACCCCCTATCCTGGCTTTGAGTCCTATCCCTACCCCGGCTACTCCCAGGCCTACTTTGACCAGCAACACTACGTTCTGCGGGGGGGCAGTTGGGCCACCCGGCCCTGGGCCCTGCGGGCCAGCTTTCGCAATTGGTATCATCCTTGGGTACGGCAAATTTTGGCGGGTTTCCGCTGTGCTGTTTAG
- the psb28 gene encoding photosystem II reaction center protein Psb28: MATLTPTIEFFEGLAEDLSNVSLRRNQKTGQRTVVMTFKTLQAIEKFQSFTQKFNGHLRLTDEEGIITVEPSSVKFIFGGDDGDDIRGAQCTFELVEADHWDRFMRFMDRYAAANGMGYQEKETAP; this comes from the coding sequence ATGGCGACTCTAACTCCCACTATTGAATTTTTTGAAGGCCTGGCTGAAGATCTGAGCAATGTCAGTTTGCGCCGCAATCAAAAGACCGGCCAACGCACGGTGGTCATGACCTTTAAAACCCTCCAGGCCATCGAGAAATTCCAGAGCTTTACCCAAAAATTTAACGGTCACCTGCGCCTCACTGATGAAGAGGGCATCATCACCGTAGAACCATCTTCGGTCAAGTTTATTTTTGGTGGTGACGATGGCGATGACATTCGGGGGGCCCAATGCACCTTTGAACTGGTTGAAGCCGATCATTGGGATCGGTTTATGCGGTTTATGGATCGCTATGCGGCGGCCAATGGCATGGGCTACCAGGAAAAAGAAACGGCCCCTTAA
- a CDS encoding N-acetylmuramoyl-L-alanine amidase: MLKTAFSFAFGCGMSIMLPCWAQTEGRLFLAYPPDQHQTQASQIFFIGSAPPNAEVTINGQRIDRSPAGYFAPSFPLQLGENRFLLRYQGQEIRRTITRRSDQPLLTPGSIFIPASLTPAQDMARLPGEAICFSVLAVPQAKVTVKLGQQLIPLSSQGPAVQLPTNAALLNGDNQPQVNSLDKYQGCTTFLQSGSLGQPQFQVQALGRTQAGSAVGRITLLDQGPSALSHTEVMAVTSEAGVTRTGPGSDYSRLTPLPKGTQASVTGAEGDWLRLDYGAWIHRSETRSLGNKVLPRSVIRSVAYRRLADATELRFPLEVPVPITLELGLDQLQLTLHNTTAQTDTIRLDAEDPVLKLLTWQQVNPQQITYTLKFKSQQQWGYDLRYEGTTLVLSLRHPPVLSPTQGNLRGIKILLDPGHGGSELGSVGPNGYPEKAINLLISQNLAKTLRQRGATVYLTRENDQAVSLAERVRQINTLKPNIALSIHYNALPDGGDALNTQGISAFWYQPQAQPLAAFLQQELVKRLNRSSYGLYWNNLALTRPYSTPSVLLELGFMINPQEFEWITDPQAQGQLVQALADSLSAWFFQQAASQRPLETR; encoded by the coding sequence ATGCTGAAGACTGCTTTTTCCTTCGCCTTTGGTTGCGGCATGAGTATAATGCTTCCCTGTTGGGCCCAGACCGAGGGCCGTCTTTTTTTGGCCTATCCGCCGGATCAGCATCAAACCCAGGCTAGTCAAATCTTTTTTATCGGCTCGGCGCCTCCTAACGCAGAGGTCACTATCAATGGCCAGAGGATTGATCGCAGTCCTGCCGGCTATTTTGCGCCCTCCTTTCCCCTACAACTGGGAGAAAATCGTTTTTTGCTCCGCTACCAAGGCCAGGAAATTCGACGCACCATCACCCGCCGCAGTGACCAGCCGCTCCTAACGCCTGGTTCCATTTTTATTCCGGCATCCTTAACCCCAGCCCAGGATATGGCGCGATTACCCGGAGAAGCGATTTGCTTTTCAGTGCTTGCGGTACCCCAGGCCAAAGTGACGGTGAAGCTCGGACAACAATTGATTCCCCTCTCCAGCCAAGGGCCAGCCGTACAATTACCAACCAATGCGGCCCTGCTTAACGGTGATAATCAGCCCCAAGTTAATTCCCTGGATAAATATCAAGGCTGTACAACTTTTTTACAGTCGGGTTCTTTAGGCCAACCCCAGTTTCAAGTGCAGGCCCTGGGCCGAACCCAGGCAGGATCAGCCGTTGGCCGTATTACGCTCCTGGATCAAGGCCCTAGCGCTCTGTCGCACACCGAAGTCATGGCCGTGACCAGCGAGGCGGGAGTCACCCGCACCGGGCCAGGGAGTGACTATTCTCGCCTAACGCCCTTGCCCAAGGGCACTCAGGCCAGCGTTACCGGTGCAGAAGGAGATTGGCTTCGCTTAGACTATGGGGCCTGGATTCATCGCTCAGAAACCCGCTCCCTAGGGAATAAAGTTCTCCCTCGTTCTGTGATCCGTAGCGTGGCTTATCGCCGCCTAGCCGATGCCACAGAATTACGCTTTCCCCTAGAAGTTCCCGTCCCCATTACCCTTGAGCTGGGCCTCGACCAACTTCAATTAACGTTGCATAACACCACGGCCCAAACCGATACGATCCGCCTGGATGCTGAAGATCCGGTGCTGAAATTGCTGACGTGGCAACAGGTCAATCCTCAACAAATCACCTATACTCTGAAATTTAAAAGCCAACAGCAGTGGGGTTACGATCTCCGCTACGAAGGTACGACCCTCGTTTTATCTCTACGACATCCCCCGGTTTTGAGTCCGACCCAGGGAAATCTCCGGGGTATCAAAATTCTTCTTGATCCGGGCCATGGCGGCTCGGAATTGGGGTCAGTCGGCCCCAATGGCTATCCCGAAAAGGCAATTAATTTATTAATCAGTCAAAATCTGGCCAAAACTTTACGGCAACGGGGCGCAACCGTTTACTTGACCCGCGAGAATGACCAGGCCGTTTCCCTGGCTGAGCGAGTGCGTCAAATCAATACCCTAAAACCTAACATTGCCCTTTCCATCCATTACAATGCCCTCCCCGATGGCGGCGATGCCCTCAATACCCAAGGGATTAGTGCCTTTTGGTACCAACCCCAAGCCCAACCCCTGGCCGCTTTTCTTCAACAGGAGCTGGTCAAGCGCTTAAATCGCTCTTCCTACGGCTTGTACTGGAATAATCTAGCCCTGACCCGGCCCTACAGTACGCCGAGTGTGTTGCTGGAACTGGGTTTTATGATTAATCCCCAGGAATTTGAATGGATTACTGATCCCCAGGCCCAGGGCCAACTCGTCCAGGCCCTGGCTGATAGTCTGAGCGCCTGGTTTTTTCAGCAAGCGGCTAGTCAGCGGCCCCTAGAGACCCGTTAG